From Clostridia bacterium, the proteins below share one genomic window:
- a CDS encoding DUF5317 domain-containing protein encodes MIFAWALLVSVVVGLIRGGRIDRFSEVQLRSYGLILLGFAGRIFLHWAGYSGLAWVQPWAAWIHVVSYVFLLYALALNLQLPWFRLVFLGTLANFVVIALNGARMPVSRHALQATLQADQIPFLQGAGDYMHTLLTSSTRLWWLGDWLFVPPPFPRPTTFSIGDVLVAVGLFLFVQRVMVGSETRTWSVGRAG; translated from the coding sequence ATGATCTTTGCGTGGGCCTTGCTGGTCTCGGTGGTCGTCGGCCTGATCCGCGGCGGGCGGATCGACCGGTTTTCCGAGGTGCAGCTTCGTTCGTACGGGCTCATCCTGCTCGGGTTCGCGGGGCGCATTTTTCTGCACTGGGCCGGATATTCCGGACTCGCGTGGGTTCAACCCTGGGCGGCCTGGATCCACGTCGTGTCCTACGTCTTTCTCCTGTACGCGTTGGCTCTCAACCTTCAGCTGCCCTGGTTTCGGCTCGTCTTCCTCGGCACGCTGGCCAATTTCGTCGTGATCGCCTTGAACGGGGCGAGGATGCCGGTATCCAGGCACGCCCTCCAGGCGACGCTGCAGGCGGACCAGATCCCGTTTCTTCAAGGCGCCGGGGACTACATGCACACGCTTTTGACCTCCTCCACGCGGCTCTGGTGGCTCGGGGATTGGCTGTTCGTGCCGCCGCCGTTTCCGCGGCCGACGACGTTCAGCATCGGGGACGTGCTGGTGGCCGTCGGGCTGTTTCTGTTCGTCCAGCGCGTGATGGTGGGATCGGAGACCCGGACGTGGAGCGTTGGCCGCGCCGGCTGA
- the csaB gene encoding polysaccharide pyruvyl transferase CsaB translates to MTGRPPAPAGTRSGSARPASSRPARDAAGGPRPPRVALLGYYGFGNAGDEALLRAVIGDLRAACPGIELTVLSANPAATSRHFGVRAVHRMRPAAIGAIRRADALILGGGTLLQDVTSVRSLVYYAGMILLARRLGTRVVLYANGLGPVSSAVGRTLAVRALSAADLVTLRDHDSLETLRSWAGDAIPAEVTADAAFGLEYRPASATGVLARWRLARGSYALYALRPWPGVAARIDDLVILARQVAERHGLRPVFLAMHPRADLALARELAARTGGDALVPDLDPADTAGLLALLGQAGAVVAMRLHALVLAAVAEQPAIAISYDPKVDGVAKELGLPVLGSVKALPHLDMLLRGMEAALRERPRRAQELARLRPALRASARRNAVLAAALLRPEAPAEASVPDASAAGSGREHA, encoded by the coding sequence ATGACCGGCCGCCCTCCCGCTCCTGCGGGGACGCGCTCCGGGAGCGCCCGCCCCGCGTCCTCGCGTCCCGCCCGGGACGCGGCCGGCGGCCCGCGGCCGCCGCGCGTCGCCCTGCTCGGCTACTACGGGTTCGGGAACGCCGGCGACGAGGCGCTCCTGCGCGCCGTCATCGGCGACCTGCGCGCGGCATGCCCCGGCATCGAGCTGACCGTGCTCTCCGCCAACCCCGCGGCGACCTCCCGCCACTTCGGCGTGCGGGCCGTGCACCGCATGCGCCCCGCGGCCATCGGCGCGATCCGTCGCGCCGACGCGCTCATCCTGGGCGGCGGCACGCTCCTTCAGGACGTGACCAGCGTGCGGTCGCTGGTCTACTACGCAGGCATGATCCTTCTCGCGCGGCGGCTCGGAACCAGGGTCGTGCTGTACGCGAACGGCCTCGGCCCCGTGAGCAGCGCGGTCGGACGCACGCTGGCCGTGCGCGCGCTGTCGGCGGCCGACCTCGTGACGCTGCGCGACCACGACTCGCTGGAAACCCTGCGCTCCTGGGCGGGCGACGCGATTCCGGCCGAGGTGACGGCCGACGCCGCGTTCGGCCTCGAATACCGGCCCGCGTCGGCCACCGGCGTGCTCGCACGCTGGCGCCTCGCCCGCGGCTCTTACGCGCTGTATGCCCTGCGGCCCTGGCCGGGCGTGGCCGCGCGGATCGACGACCTCGTCATCCTCGCGCGCCAGGTGGCGGAGCGGCACGGCCTGAGACCGGTCTTCCTGGCCATGCACCCGCGCGCCGACCTGGCCCTCGCGCGTGAACTGGCCGCGCGAACGGGCGGGGACGCCCTGGTGCCCGACCTCGACCCCGCCGACACGGCGGGCCTGCTCGCCCTCCTCGGCCAGGCCGGCGCCGTCGTCGCGATGCGCCTGCACGCGCTCGTCCTCGCGGCCGTCGCGGAGCAGCCCGCCATCGCCATCTCCTACGATCCCAAAGTGGACGGCGTGGCCAAGGAACTCGGCCTGCCCGTGCTGGGCAGCGTCAAGGCCCTGCCCCATCTGGACATGCTCCTGCGCGGGATGGAGGCGGCGCTGCGGGAGCGGCCGCGCCGCGCGCAGGAACTGGCGCGCCTGCGGCCCGCGCTGCGCGCCAGCGCCCGGCGGAACGCGGTCCTGGCGGCGGCGCTGCTGCGCCCGGAGGCGCCGGCCGAAGCCTCAGTCCCCGATGCCTCGGCGGCGGGAAGCGGCCGCGAGCACGCGTAG
- a CDS encoding DUF2993 domain-containing protein, which yields MTASRARSLVAGVALLAAVLVLGMEFLVPPVVEHVAASALTPQFGEGADVQVHFRGPGLALLQGRVDEVELDVRRAVVGGIPVSELHGAFYDVRLEPLALWRQDRPAVRSVARSQATFRISQDDIARWMAERAAHLRAAGRDGWLANPSVTIGDGWIEVRGEAHYRGATFPVDARGRIVPRAQEGAVSFAFDKLTVGGHGVPAALANAVFDLIGGGARLSFSLAGMPLQVTGVELAGGWATIRAAGGAWAPPEPALTSRRVSL from the coding sequence ATGACGGCGTCGCGGGCGCGGTCGCTCGTCGCGGGTGTCGCGCTGCTCGCCGCCGTGCTCGTGCTGGGGATGGAATTTCTCGTGCCGCCCGTGGTGGAGCACGTGGCCGCCTCCGCGCTCACGCCGCAGTTCGGCGAGGGGGCCGACGTGCAGGTCCACTTCCGCGGGCCTGGCCTTGCGCTCCTCCAGGGGCGCGTCGACGAGGTGGAGCTGGACGTCCGCCGCGCCGTCGTCGGCGGGATCCCCGTTTCCGAATTGCACGGCGCGTTTTACGATGTCCGCCTCGAGCCCCTTGCGCTCTGGCGCCAGGATCGGCCCGCCGTCCGCTCCGTCGCCCGCAGCCAGGCCACGTTCCGCATCTCGCAAGACGACATCGCCCGGTGGATGGCCGAACGCGCCGCCCACCTCCGCGCGGCCGGGCGGGACGGCTGGCTCGCCAACCCGTCCGTGACCATCGGGGACGGCTGGATCGAGGTGCGTGGCGAGGCGCACTACCGCGGCGCGACGTTTCCCGTCGACGCGCGGGGCCGCATTGTGCCGCGGGCCCAGGAGGGCGCCGTGTCGTTCGCGTTCGACAAGCTGACGGTCGGCGGGCACGGCGTTCCGGCGGCGCTTGCCAACGCCGTCTTCGACCTGATCGGCGGCGGGGCGCGGCTCTCGTTCTCGCTGGCCGGCATGCCGCTGCAGGTGACCGGCGTGGAGCTGGCCGGCGGCTGGGCCACGATCCGCGCCGCCGGTGGCGCGTGGGCGCCGCCGGAGCCGGCGTTGACCTCCAGGCGGGTGTCGCTTTGA
- the prfB gene encoding peptide chain release factor 2, which translates to MKAAVEEGERRMADPAFWDDPDAAQSFIRQHRIRQNRLERYEALRGEHDELAVLCDLLEAEPGDAALERELRSRLASLEESLERFEVELLLTGPYDQKDALLSIHPGAGGTESQDWAAMLMRMYTRWAEDHGYKVETLDYLEGEEAGIKSVTLAIRGPNAYGFLRPERGVHRLVRHSPFDASGRRHTSFASVDVLPVLEEAEVEIRPEDLRIDTFRASGAGGQHVNKTESAVRITHLPTGIVVTCQNERSQHANRESAMTMLRARLAQRMMEEREKQLQAERGQVGEIAWGNQIRSYVFEPYTLVKDHRTEHAVGNIKAVMDGEIDPFIFAYLRKQMAPAGAERSGSPA; encoded by the coding sequence CTGAAGGCGGCCGTCGAAGAAGGGGAGCGCCGCATGGCGGACCCGGCGTTCTGGGACGACCCCGATGCGGCTCAATCCTTCATCCGCCAGCACCGCATCCGGCAGAACCGGCTGGAGCGGTACGAGGCGCTGCGCGGCGAGCACGATGAACTGGCCGTGCTGTGCGACCTGCTTGAGGCGGAACCGGGCGACGCCGCCCTGGAACGCGAGCTGCGCAGCCGGCTGGCCTCGCTGGAGGAGTCGCTCGAGCGGTTCGAAGTGGAACTCCTCCTGACCGGGCCCTACGACCAGAAGGACGCGCTCCTGTCGATCCACCCCGGCGCCGGCGGGACGGAGTCGCAGGACTGGGCCGCCATGCTCATGCGCATGTACACGCGCTGGGCCGAGGACCACGGCTACAAGGTGGAGACGCTCGACTACCTCGAGGGCGAGGAAGCCGGCATCAAGAGCGTGACGCTCGCCATCCGCGGGCCCAACGCGTACGGCTTCCTGCGGCCGGAGCGCGGCGTCCACCGGCTCGTGCGCCACTCGCCGTTCGACGCGTCCGGCCGCCGTCACACGTCGTTCGCGTCGGTCGACGTGCTCCCGGTCCTGGAGGAGGCGGAGGTGGAGATCCGCCCGGAGGACCTCCGCATCGACACCTTCCGCGCCAGCGGCGCCGGCGGTCAGCACGTGAACAAGACCGAATCGGCGGTGCGCATCACGCACCTGCCGACGGGCATCGTCGTGACGTGCCAGAACGAGCGGTCGCAGCACGCGAACCGGGAGTCGGCGATGACGATGCTGCGCGCCCGCCTCGCCCAGCGCATGATGGAGGAGCGCGAGAAGCAGCTTCAGGCGGAGCGCGGCCAGGTGGGCGAGATCGCGTGGGGCAACCAGATCCGCTCCTACGTGTTCGAGCCGTACACGCTCGTCAAGGACCACCGCACGGAGCACGCCGTGGGCAACATCAAGGCCGTCATGGACGGCGAGATCGATCCGTTCATCTTCGCCTACCTGAGGAAGCAGATGGCGCCGGCCGGCGCGGAGCGAAGCGGGTCGCCGGCATGA
- a CDS encoding HD-GYP domain-containing protein: MAAVYQSLDVVGLAVFFLPLLVARQSFKLYSEMRQSYREMIVALTRALEAKDPYTAGHAERVSGIAVSLGKVMNMSDEDLEILEIVGLLHDIGKIAVPDAILNKRGPLTAEEYALMKKHPVTGHEIVRNIHFLGKGQEWVLHHHEHWNGKGYPDGLAGEAIPLGARVLAIADAADAMLSDRPYRRAMRLIEACRQLARASGEQYDPTVLRRFFELCADERFAKEILRQPAPISATELGELIALPEMVSAGREAAASRPADNPPVSTDVPEGSENA, translated from the coding sequence ATGGCGGCCGTTTACCAGTCGCTGGACGTCGTCGGCCTGGCCGTCTTTTTCCTGCCGCTTCTCGTCGCGCGGCAGTCCTTCAAGCTCTATTCGGAGATGCGCCAGTCGTACCGGGAGATGATCGTCGCCCTGACGAGGGCGCTTGAGGCGAAGGACCCGTACACGGCCGGCCACGCGGAACGCGTGAGCGGCATCGCGGTCTCGCTCGGCAAGGTCATGAACATGTCGGACGAGGATCTGGAGATTCTGGAGATCGTCGGCCTCCTGCACGACATCGGCAAGATCGCCGTCCCCGACGCCATCCTGAACAAGCGCGGCCCGCTCACGGCGGAAGAGTACGCACTCATGAAGAAGCACCCGGTGACGGGCCACGAGATCGTCCGCAACATCCACTTCCTCGGCAAGGGTCAGGAGTGGGTGCTGCATCACCATGAGCACTGGAACGGCAAGGGCTATCCGGACGGGTTGGCGGGAGAGGCGATCCCGCTCGGGGCGCGGGTGCTCGCCATTGCGGACGCGGCTGACGCCATGTTGTCCGACCGGCCGTACCGGCGCGCCATGCGGCTGATCGAGGCGTGTCGCCAGCTCGCGCGTGCCAGCGGAGAGCAGTACGACCCGACGGTGCTGCGCCGCTTCTTCGAACTGTGCGCGGACGAGCGGTTCGCGAAGGAGATCCTGCGCCAGCCGGCGCCGATTTCGGCGACCGAACTGGGCGAGCTGATCGCCCTGCCGGAAATGGTTTCCGCAGGCCGGGAGGCTGCGGCGAGCCGTCCCGCTGACAACCCGCCGGTGTCCACCGACGTGCCGGAAGGTTCCGAGAACGCATGA
- a CDS encoding WecB/TagA/CpsF family glycosyltransferase, translating into MAGDRVRVLGVSVDRVGAAEALDRVTALVETGEGGLVVTVNPEMIMAAARDAVLAEALRSARLAVADGVGVVWAARRLGTPLPERVPGIELGERLLARAEERGWPVYFLGARPEVVSAAVSRLQARYPRLRVAGARDGYFAPAEAGGVAEAVARSGARVLLMGMGVPREQHFWVRHRAALRGVVALGVGGSFDVWGGAARRAPAWMRSLNLEWLYRLVKEPRRWRRQLALPAFALRVLAAASRRRGIGD; encoded by the coding sequence ATGGCGGGCGACCGCGTGCGGGTGCTCGGCGTGAGCGTGGACCGCGTCGGGGCGGCGGAGGCGCTCGATCGGGTGACCGCGCTGGTGGAGACCGGGGAAGGCGGTCTTGTCGTGACCGTCAACCCGGAGATGATCATGGCGGCGGCGAGGGACGCCGTGCTCGCGGAGGCGTTGCGATCGGCGCGGCTCGCGGTGGCGGACGGGGTCGGCGTGGTCTGGGCGGCGCGGCGCCTGGGCACGCCGCTCCCGGAGCGGGTGCCGGGCATCGAGCTGGGGGAGCGCCTGCTGGCGCGGGCCGAGGAGCGCGGCTGGCCCGTCTACTTCCTGGGCGCGCGCCCGGAGGTGGTGAGCGCGGCCGTGTCCCGATTGCAGGCCCGGTATCCGCGGCTGCGCGTGGCCGGGGCGCGGGACGGCTACTTCGCCCCGGCCGAGGCGGGCGGCGTGGCGGAAGCCGTCGCGAGGAGCGGTGCGCGGGTGCTCCTCATGGGGATGGGCGTGCCGCGTGAGCAGCACTTCTGGGTCCGGCATCGGGCGGCGCTGCGCGGCGTCGTGGCGTTGGGCGTCGGCGGCAGCTTCGACGTGTGGGGCGGGGCAGCGCGCCGCGCGCCGGCGTGGATGCGGAGCCTGAACCTGGAGTGGCTGTACCGCCTGGTGAAGGAGCCCCGCCGGTGGCGTCGCCAGCTGGCGCTGCCGGCGTTCGCGCTACGCGTGCTCGCGGCCGCTTCCCGCCGCCGAGGCATCGGGGACTGA
- a CDS encoding glycosyltransferase, giving the protein MRIVHVISDRGIGGAGRYLWTLLEQPVWEDDELTVIAPRGELAARLEAAARGRWRVEAPDLAPRSLDARAVLHLAARLRRLRPHVVHAHASLSARLAAAWTRVPLVVYTRHGSSRRDSAQWQGGRWTRLRRRAEAALPHEAIAVSHAVVEELLRDGVPPARVHLIPSGVDPAPYLAAAERRAAWRARLGLGDADVLVAGTGRLVPEKDWDTWIAAAGRLLASPAAGRDAGAGATEDSKGGRRLRFAIAGEGPLEADLRRAATEAGVPGDVFLGFVDDVPGLLAAADIFMLLSRTEALPLSAIEAALAGLPCVVSNAGGLPEVVPDGVSGIVVPVGDADAAARAVARLAADAALRGRMGEAARRHALQHYSAERMARDVRALYADRLGRRAS; this is encoded by the coding sequence ATGCGCATCGTCCACGTGATCAGCGATCGCGGCATCGGCGGCGCCGGACGCTATCTCTGGACGCTCCTTGAGCAACCCGTCTGGGAGGACGATGAGCTGACGGTCATCGCGCCCCGGGGTGAACTCGCCGCCCGGCTGGAGGCCGCCGCCCGCGGGCGCTGGCGCGTGGAGGCTCCGGACCTGGCCCCGCGCTCGCTGGACGCGCGGGCCGTGCTGCACCTCGCGGCCCGCCTGCGCCGCCTGCGGCCGCACGTGGTGCACGCGCACGCCAGCCTCAGCGCCCGCCTGGCCGCGGCGTGGACGCGCGTGCCGCTCGTGGTCTACACGCGCCACGGCTCCAGCCGGCGCGACAGCGCCCAGTGGCAGGGCGGGCGATGGACGCGGTTGCGGCGCCGCGCCGAGGCCGCCCTGCCGCATGAGGCGATCGCCGTGTCCCACGCGGTGGTCGAGGAACTCCTGCGCGATGGCGTGCCGCCCGCCCGCGTGCACCTGATCCCTTCAGGAGTCGATCCGGCGCCGTATCTCGCCGCGGCCGAGCGCCGCGCGGCGTGGCGCGCGCGCCTGGGGCTGGGCGACGCCGACGTGCTCGTCGCCGGCACGGGACGCCTGGTGCCGGAAAAGGATTGGGACACGTGGATCGCGGCCGCCGGCCGGCTTCTCGCGTCGCCGGCAGCCGGGCGGGACGCTGGCGCCGGCGCCACTGAGGACAGCAAGGGAGGCCGCCGTCTCCGTTTCGCCATCGCCGGGGAGGGACCGCTTGAGGCCGACCTGCGCCGCGCGGCCACGGAGGCGGGGGTGCCTGGCGACGTCTTCCTCGGCTTCGTCGACGACGTGCCGGGACTGCTGGCCGCCGCCGACATCTTCATGCTGCTCTCCCGGACGGAGGCGCTGCCGCTGTCGGCCATCGAGGCGGCGTTGGCCGGCCTGCCGTGCGTCGTGTCGAACGCCGGCGGGCTGCCGGAAGTCGTTCCGGACGGCGTGTCCGGGATCGTCGTGCCGGTGGGCGACGCGGACGCGGCCGCGCGCGCGGTGGCACGTCTCGCCGCCGACGCGGCGCTGCGCGGCCGCATGGGAGAGGCGGCGCGTCGCCACGCGCTGCAGCACTACAGCGCGGAGCGCATGGCGCGGGACGTTCGGGCGCTGTACGCGGATCGCCTGGGGAGGCGCGCGTCATGA
- the secA gene encoding preprotein translocase subunit SecA: MGGSALLGVLKRLLNYNERELRRLQPIVQRVNELEPTVAGLDDQALAAKTAEFRRRYEAGESLDDMLPEVFAVVREASKRVLGMRHFDVQILGGIVLHEGKIAEMATGEGKTLVATLPAVLNGLTGKGVHVVTVNDYLAKRDSEWMGQLYKFLGLSVGLIVHGLDPAQRRASYAADITYGTNNEFGFDYLRDNMVMYPQDRVQRELHYAIVDEVDSILIDEARTPLIISGLSDKPTELYFKFARIAETLEEGRDYTVDEKARTVAPTEEGIARVEKALGVDNLYANDNMDLAHYLENALKAKALMKRDRDYVVKDGEVIIVDEFTGRLMFGRRYSDGLHQAIEAKENVRIAQESQTLATITFQNYFRMYEKLAGMTGTAATEADEFDKIYKLNVVVIPTNKPMIRKDLPDVVYKTEAAKFRAIVREIKERHAKGQPILVGTASIEKSERLSAMLKREGIKHQVLNAKNHEQEAEIIAQAGRLGAVTISTNMAGRGTDILLGGNPDFKARQALKRANVPDEVIAVAVEHAPSDDPAVLEARKLYQEALAEAKRETDREHEEVVRLGGLHVIGSERHESRRIDNQLRGRAGRQGDPGSSRFYISLEDDLMRLFGSENLKGLMDRLGVEEDEPIEHPLVTRAIENAQRRVEARNFEIRKHLLEYDDVMNQQREVIYGQRRQLLEEQDMKPIVLGMAESVIERWIDTYCPAGTHPEEWDLKGLLEQAEHHFLRHSTLTPESFADLEREEIEERLLQEARERLDAKEAELGAETFQELCRVIALRTVDAKWIDHLDAMDDLREGIGLRAYGQRDPLIEYKMEAFEMFNELRERIQEDVVKLVFRLEVVRNVERQSVVRGLRMSHASAGGLAWASGGAGAAPQPMAAGGGAGSAAPVIARRPGESPAAPPQERPQPVRVQKVGRNDPCPCGSGKKYKHCCGR; encoded by the coding sequence ATGGGGGGCTCCGCCTTGCTCGGCGTCCTGAAACGGCTCCTGAACTACAACGAGCGCGAGTTGCGCCGGCTGCAGCCGATCGTGCAGCGCGTGAACGAGCTGGAACCGACCGTGGCCGGTCTCGACGACCAGGCGCTGGCGGCCAAGACCGCCGAGTTTCGCCGTCGGTACGAGGCCGGCGAGTCGCTCGACGACATGCTCCCCGAAGTCTTCGCCGTCGTCCGTGAGGCGTCGAAGCGGGTGCTCGGCATGCGCCACTTCGACGTGCAGATCCTCGGCGGCATCGTCCTGCACGAGGGCAAGATCGCCGAGATGGCCACCGGCGAGGGCAAGACCCTCGTGGCCACGCTGCCCGCGGTGCTCAACGGCCTCACGGGCAAGGGCGTTCACGTCGTCACCGTCAACGACTACCTGGCCAAGCGCGACAGCGAGTGGATGGGCCAGCTGTACAAGTTCCTCGGCCTCTCCGTGGGGCTGATCGTGCACGGGCTGGACCCGGCCCAGCGCCGCGCCTCCTATGCCGCCGACATCACGTACGGCACGAACAACGAGTTCGGTTTCGACTACCTTCGCGACAACATGGTGATGTACCCTCAGGACCGCGTTCAGCGCGAGCTGCACTACGCGATCGTCGACGAGGTCGACAGCATCCTCATCGACGAGGCGCGGACGCCGCTCATCATCTCGGGGCTGAGCGACAAGCCTACGGAGCTGTACTTCAAGTTCGCGCGGATCGCCGAGACTCTTGAGGAGGGGCGCGATTACACGGTCGACGAGAAGGCGCGCACCGTGGCGCCCACCGAGGAAGGCATTGCGAGGGTCGAGAAGGCGCTCGGCGTCGACAACCTCTACGCGAACGACAACATGGACCTCGCCCACTACCTTGAGAACGCCTTGAAGGCCAAGGCGCTCATGAAGCGGGACCGCGACTACGTCGTCAAGGACGGCGAGGTCATCATCGTCGACGAGTTCACCGGCCGGCTCATGTTCGGGCGCCGCTACTCGGACGGCCTGCACCAGGCCATCGAGGCCAAGGAGAACGTGCGCATCGCGCAGGAGAGCCAGACGCTCGCCACGATCACGTTCCAGAACTACTTCCGCATGTACGAGAAGCTCGCCGGCATGACGGGCACGGCGGCCACCGAGGCCGACGAGTTCGACAAGATCTACAAGTTGAACGTGGTCGTCATCCCGACGAACAAGCCGATGATCCGCAAGGATCTGCCGGACGTCGTCTACAAGACGGAGGCCGCCAAGTTCCGCGCCATCGTGCGCGAGATCAAGGAGCGGCACGCGAAGGGCCAGCCGATCCTCGTCGGCACGGCGTCCATCGAGAAGTCGGAGCGCCTGAGCGCGATGCTCAAGCGCGAGGGGATCAAGCACCAGGTCCTCAACGCGAAGAACCACGAGCAGGAGGCGGAGATCATCGCCCAGGCCGGCCGCCTGGGCGCCGTGACGATCTCCACGAACATGGCGGGGCGCGGCACGGACATCCTGCTCGGCGGCAACCCGGACTTCAAGGCGCGGCAGGCCTTGAAGCGGGCGAACGTGCCGGACGAGGTGATCGCCGTCGCGGTGGAGCATGCGCCGAGCGACGACCCGGCCGTGCTCGAGGCGCGGAAGCTGTACCAGGAAGCGCTTGCGGAGGCCAAGCGGGAGACGGACCGGGAGCACGAGGAGGTCGTGCGTCTCGGCGGCCTGCACGTCATCGGGTCGGAGCGTCACGAGTCGCGGCGCATCGACAACCAGCTCCGCGGGCGCGCCGGACGCCAGGGCGACCCCGGTTCCAGCCGGTTCTACATCTCGCTTGAGGACGACCTCATGCGCCTCTTCGGGTCCGAAAACCTCAAGGGGCTGATGGACCGCCTCGGGGTGGAGGAAGACGAGCCGATCGAGCACCCCCTCGTCACGCGGGCCATCGAGAACGCGCAGCGGCGCGTGGAGGCGCGCAACTTCGAGATCCGCAAGCACCTCCTGGAGTACGACGACGTGATGAACCAGCAGCGCGAGGTCATCTACGGCCAGCGCCGGCAGCTCCTTGAGGAGCAGGACATGAAGCCGATCGTGCTGGGCATGGCCGAGTCGGTGATCGAGCGCTGGATCGACACCTACTGCCCGGCGGGGACGCACCCGGAGGAGTGGGACCTGAAAGGCCTCCTGGAGCAGGCGGAGCATCATTTCCTGCGCCACTCGACGCTCACGCCCGAGTCCTTCGCGGACCTGGAGCGGGAGGAGATCGAGGAGCGCCTGCTCCAGGAGGCGCGGGAGCGCCTCGATGCCAAGGAAGCGGAGCTCGGCGCGGAGACGTTCCAGGAGCTCTGCCGCGTGATCGCGCTGCGCACCGTCGACGCCAAGTGGATCGACCACCTCGACGCCATGGACGACCTGCGCGAGGGCATCGGCCTGCGCGCGTACGGCCAGCGGGACCCGCTGATCGAGTACAAGATGGAAGCGTTCGAGATGTTCAACGAACTGCGCGAGCGCATCCAGGAGGACGTCGTCAAGCTGGTGTTCCGGCTGGAGGTCGTGCGGAACGTGGAGCGGCAGAGCGTGGTGCGCGGGCTGCGCATGTCGCACGCCAGCGCGGGCGGCTTGGCGTGGGCCTCGGGCGGCGCTGGGGCGGCGCCCCAGCCGATGGCTGCCGGTGGCGGCGCGGGCTCGGCGGCGCCCGTGATCGCGCGCCGGCCGGGCGAATCCCCGGCGGCGCCGCCGCAGGAGCGGCCGCAGCCGGTTCGCGTGCAGAAGGTCGGGCGGAACGATCCCTGCCCCTGCGGCAGCGGGAAGAAATACAAGCACTGCTGCGGGCGGTAG